The genomic DNA GCATGAGGCGCTGAACACGATATCTGAGGCCGAGACCTACAATCTCGACAAGAAGCAGCACGCCCTGACCATGATCGACCGCCTGAAGTCTGTGATGCGAATGTGACGGCTTTTTTTGATGCATGCCGTTGCCCACTTTTGGGCGGCATGCATCGGCCTCGGGATGGCAATCGCCATGCCGATAGGATATCCACCGCCACAACTCACATTCAGACATTCATGACGGTTCATTCATGTCACGCGACACATTCTACATCACGACCGCGATCTCCTACCCGAACGGCAAGCCGCATATCGGCCATGCCTACGAACTGATCGCCACCGACGCGCTTGCCCGCTTCCAGCGGCTCGACGGCAAGGAGGTCTACTTCCTGACCGGTACCGACGAGCACGGCATCAAGATGCTGCAGACGGCGCGGAAGGAAGGTATCGCGCCGCGCGAGCTCGCCGACCGCAACGCTGCCGAGTTCAAACGCATGGCGACGGCGCTCAACGCCTCCAACGACGATTTCATCCGCACCACCGAGGAGCGGCACTATGCGTCCTCGCAGGCGATCTGGAAGGCGATGGCCGCCAATGGCGACATCTACAAGGGCGGCTATGCCGGCTGGTATTCGGTGCGCGACGAAGCCTATTACGGCGAGGAAGAGACCGAGGTCCGCGCCGACGATATCCGCTACGGGCCACAAGGTACGCCCGTCGAGTGGGTCGAGGAGGAGAGCTATTTCTTCCGGCTTTCGGCCTATCAGGACAAACTGATCGCGCTTTACGAAAGTCAGCCCGAATTCATCGGTCCGGCCGAGCGCCGCAACGAGGTGATGCGCTTCGTCAAATCGGGGCTGAAGGACCTGTCGATCTCGCGCACCACCTTCGACTGGGGCGTGCCGGTGCCCGGCGACGAGAAGCATGTGATGTACGTGTGGGTCGACGCCCTGACAAACTACATAACCGGCGTCGGCTATCCCGATGAAAATGCTGAGAAATGGCGTTTCTGGCCTGCGGATGCGCACATCATCGGCAAGGACATCGTACGCTTCCACGCCATCTACTGGCCGGCCTTCCTGATGTCGGCGGGGATTCCGTTGCCGAAGCGCGTCTTCGGTCATGGCTTCCTGTTCAACCGCGGCGAGAAGATGTCGAAGTCGGTCGGCAACGTCATCGACCCGTTCACCATGGCGGAGCACTATGGCGTCGACCAGGTGCGCTATTTCTTCCTGCGCGAGGTACCGTTCGGCCAGGACGGCAACTACAGCCACGAAGCGATCGTCAACCGCACCAACGCGGATCTCGCCAACGGCCTCGGCAATCTGGCGCAACGCTCGCTGTCGATGATCGCCAAGAACTGCGGCGGCGCGGTGCCGAAGCGCGGCGAACTGGCCGAAGCCGACCGGGCAATCCTCGACCAGGCGGTGGAGGCGCTTGAGGTCGCGCGCAAGGCGATGGCGGAGCAGGGGATCCATCTGGCGCTGGCGGCGATCTTCAGCGTGGTGGCCGAAGCCGACCGCTACTTCGCCTCCCAGGAGCCCTGGGCGCTCAGGAAGACCGACCCCGAGCGCA from Mesorhizobium sp. M1E.F.Ca.ET.045.02.1.1 includes the following:
- the metG gene encoding methionine--tRNA ligase; this translates as MSRDTFYITTAISYPNGKPHIGHAYELIATDALARFQRLDGKEVYFLTGTDEHGIKMLQTARKEGIAPRELADRNAAEFKRMATALNASNDDFIRTTEERHYASSQAIWKAMAANGDIYKGGYAGWYSVRDEAYYGEEETEVRADDIRYGPQGTPVEWVEEESYFFRLSAYQDKLIALYESQPEFIGPAERRNEVMRFVKSGLKDLSISRTTFDWGVPVPGDEKHVMYVWVDALTNYITGVGYPDENAEKWRFWPADAHIIGKDIVRFHAIYWPAFLMSAGIPLPKRVFGHGFLFNRGEKMSKSVGNVIDPFTMAEHYGVDQVRYFFLREVPFGQDGNYSHEAIVNRTNADLANGLGNLAQRSLSMIAKNCGGAVPKRGELAEADRAILDQAVEALEVARKAMAEQGIHLALAAIFSVVAEADRYFASQEPWALRKTDPERMETVLWTTAEVVRRVTVLCQPFIPASASKLLDLLAVPADKRNFEHVHADHALVPGTALPAPEGVFPRYVEQDTKA